From Salvia splendens isolate huo1 chromosome 16, SspV2, whole genome shotgun sequence, a single genomic window includes:
- the LOC121772519 gene encoding uncharacterized protein LOC121772519 isoform X1, with translation MARGECSYKRTTLVVCSVNIVVALYVLHSLYASVYNYSFADTHTIFKYNANQISKMEESNRIRKAAEPTELIRLISQLKEKFASEERVEELPHSLKKKLIHEILDKFRSLDAAANGTEQRDAIESWRKQKLKEAKKLICGKMLNTTILPEEAGAVSRALGSGWSDMSEEIGLWIPVPIINKEHDKPEGEQESDEEVLPGRKLPPECNAELHSDYDGAAVRWGLTHHKDSAYECCMSCLDQARRAKPGDKKCNIWVYCPSERGCYSPDIYEHKNGECWLKYSETPRLNFKDKYPESYRDAHPNAPVFVPWVSGVVTVWNKHLVSS, from the exons ATGGCGAGAGGAGAGTGTTCTTACAAGAGAACGACTTTGGTTGTTTGTTCAGTGAACATTGTTGTTGCTCTCTATGTGCTCCACTCTCTCTACGCTTCTGTTTACAACTACTCCTTCGCTGACACTCACACCA TATTTAAATACAATGCAAATCAGATTAGCAAAATGGAAGAGTCGAATCGAATACGGAAAGCAGCAGAACCCACAGAACTTATTCGATTG ATCTCACAGCTAAAGGAAAAATTTGCAAGTGAAGAAAGAGTTGAAGAATTGCCCCACAGTTTGAAAAAAAAGCTGATACATGAGATCCTAGATAAGTTCAGAAGCTTAGATGCTGCTGCCAATGGGACGGAGCAACGGG ATGCAATAGAATCCTGGcgcaaacaaaaattaaaagaagCTAAAAAACTTATTTGTGGGAAAATGTTAAACACAACAATTTTACCTGAGGAAGCCG GCGCTGTTTCAAGAGCTTTAGGTTCTGGTTGGTCTGACATGTCAGAAGAGATTGGTCTATGGATACCAGTACCAATTATTAACAAGGAACACGACAAACCTGAGGGTGAACAAGAGTCCG ATGAAGAAGTCTTACCAGGCCGAAAACTACCTCCTGAATGCAATGCTGAACTGCATAGTGATTATGATGGGGCTGCTGTAAGATGGGGACTTACTCACCATAAAGATTCTGCTTACGAGTGTTGTATGTCGTGTTTGGATCAAGCCAGACGTGCCAAACCTGGTGACAAGAAATGCAATATATGGGTCTATTGCCCATCGGAGAGAGGATGCTACTCTCCGGATATTTACGAACATAAAAATGGCGAGTGCTGGCTAAAATAC TCGGAGACACCAAGACTGAACTTTAAAGACAAGTATCCAGAATCATACCGAGATGCACATCCGAATGCTCCGGTTTTTGTGCCGTGGGTGTCCGGTGTCGTCACCGT GTGGAACAAACATCTAGTGTCCAGTTAG
- the LOC121772519 gene encoding uncharacterized protein LOC121772519 isoform X2 — protein MARGECSYKRTTLVVCSVNIVVALYVLHSLYASVYNYSFADTHTIFKYNANQISKMEESNRIRKAAEPTELIRLISQLKEKFASEERVEELPHSLKKKLIHEILDKFRSLDAAANGTEQRDAIESWRKQKLKEAKKLICGKMLNTTILPEEAGAVSRALGSGWSDMSEEIGLWIPVPIINKEHDKPEGEQESDEEVLPGRKLPPECNAELHSDYDGAAVRWGLTHHKDSAYECCMSCLDQARRAKPGDKKCNIWVYCPSERGCYSPDIYEHKNGECWLKYSETPRLNFKDKYPESYRDAHPNAPVFVPWVSGVVTVVGGTNI, from the exons ATGGCGAGAGGAGAGTGTTCTTACAAGAGAACGACTTTGGTTGTTTGTTCAGTGAACATTGTTGTTGCTCTCTATGTGCTCCACTCTCTCTACGCTTCTGTTTACAACTACTCCTTCGCTGACACTCACACCA TATTTAAATACAATGCAAATCAGATTAGCAAAATGGAAGAGTCGAATCGAATACGGAAAGCAGCAGAACCCACAGAACTTATTCGATTG ATCTCACAGCTAAAGGAAAAATTTGCAAGTGAAGAAAGAGTTGAAGAATTGCCCCACAGTTTGAAAAAAAAGCTGATACATGAGATCCTAGATAAGTTCAGAAGCTTAGATGCTGCTGCCAATGGGACGGAGCAACGGG ATGCAATAGAATCCTGGcgcaaacaaaaattaaaagaagCTAAAAAACTTATTTGTGGGAAAATGTTAAACACAACAATTTTACCTGAGGAAGCCG GCGCTGTTTCAAGAGCTTTAGGTTCTGGTTGGTCTGACATGTCAGAAGAGATTGGTCTATGGATACCAGTACCAATTATTAACAAGGAACACGACAAACCTGAGGGTGAACAAGAGTCCG ATGAAGAAGTCTTACCAGGCCGAAAACTACCTCCTGAATGCAATGCTGAACTGCATAGTGATTATGATGGGGCTGCTGTAAGATGGGGACTTACTCACCATAAAGATTCTGCTTACGAGTGTTGTATGTCGTGTTTGGATCAAGCCAGACGTGCCAAACCTGGTGACAAGAAATGCAATATATGGGTCTATTGCCCATCGGAGAGAGGATGCTACTCTCCGGATATTTACGAACATAAAAATGGCGAGTGCTGGCTAAAATAC TCGGAGACACCAAGACTGAACTTTAAAGACAAGTATCCAGAATCATACCGAGATGCACATCCGAATGCTCCGGTTTTTGTGCCGTGGGTGTCCGGTGTCGTCACCGT AGTAGGTGGAACAAACATCTAG
- the LOC121772519 gene encoding uncharacterized protein LOC121772519 isoform X3 encodes MCSTLSTLLFTTTPSLTLTPISKMEESNRIRKAAEPTELIRLISQLKEKFASEERVEELPHSLKKKLIHEILDKFRSLDAAANGTEQRDAIESWRKQKLKEAKKLICGKMLNTTILPEEAGAVSRALGSGWSDMSEEIGLWIPVPIINKEHDKPEGEQESDEEVLPGRKLPPECNAELHSDYDGAAVRWGLTHHKDSAYECCMSCLDQARRAKPGDKKCNIWVYCPSERGCYSPDIYEHKNGECWLKYSETPRLNFKDKYPESYRDAHPNAPVFVPWVSGVVTVWNKHLVSS; translated from the exons ATGTGCTCCACTCTCTCTACGCTTCTGTTTACAACTACTCCTTCGCTGACACTCACACCA ATTAGCAAAATGGAAGAGTCGAATCGAATACGGAAAGCAGCAGAACCCACAGAACTTATTCGATTG ATCTCACAGCTAAAGGAAAAATTTGCAAGTGAAGAAAGAGTTGAAGAATTGCCCCACAGTTTGAAAAAAAAGCTGATACATGAGATCCTAGATAAGTTCAGAAGCTTAGATGCTGCTGCCAATGGGACGGAGCAACGGG ATGCAATAGAATCCTGGcgcaaacaaaaattaaaagaagCTAAAAAACTTATTTGTGGGAAAATGTTAAACACAACAATTTTACCTGAGGAAGCCG GCGCTGTTTCAAGAGCTTTAGGTTCTGGTTGGTCTGACATGTCAGAAGAGATTGGTCTATGGATACCAGTACCAATTATTAACAAGGAACACGACAAACCTGAGGGTGAACAAGAGTCCG ATGAAGAAGTCTTACCAGGCCGAAAACTACCTCCTGAATGCAATGCTGAACTGCATAGTGATTATGATGGGGCTGCTGTAAGATGGGGACTTACTCACCATAAAGATTCTGCTTACGAGTGTTGTATGTCGTGTTTGGATCAAGCCAGACGTGCCAAACCTGGTGACAAGAAATGCAATATATGGGTCTATTGCCCATCGGAGAGAGGATGCTACTCTCCGGATATTTACGAACATAAAAATGGCGAGTGCTGGCTAAAATAC TCGGAGACACCAAGACTGAACTTTAAAGACAAGTATCCAGAATCATACCGAGATGCACATCCGAATGCTCCGGTTTTTGTGCCGTGGGTGTCCGGTGTCGTCACCGT GTGGAACAAACATCTAGTGTCCAGTTAG